The nucleotide window ttaaataacaaacgaatccgtcaacgccatctatacgacagtaagccaaagctagtagcgccctctgaacgagaatcaaattttcttgattttcgaggcacgttttttccttagactgtattcatatattacggagttatatctaattttacatgtcgcgcgagtgactaaaacgagtgagtctaaaccgtaaaatgatttaatatgatgtaaggcatttttggtaTAACGCGTATCgggtttttacatttttaattttaaagtttatcgGCCTTCTCCATTACATGATAAAAACTGTTTTgcaaaactaaataatttcattcattcggGAGTAATTAACGTGGAAAGTGATTGaaagtttaatattaaatatctgaCCCTAAATCTATTCAATCAAATGAAGTAGAAATACATACTTACTCTAAAAGCAACTCGTAATGATTCAAAATTTTACGCAGTTTGTATTGTGGTTTAAGGTCCATTATTATTGATAGGCCGCCAATAGATTTTTCCATTTTCAAATTTTCCAAATCGTGGCACAGCACCTTCACTTGACCTATGGCCAAGGTCATAAAACCCGCTATCAAAGTatcaatattgacattatacATCATGTGACCATACATGAAGAGGgattggtaaataaatattgaagtaaaATAATCATCCCTCGTTTGGTCCGAGAGAAAATAATATTTGCAAATGGGTAAATCCAGCGTGTTCCCAAAAATCCAAAACCCGAAAACGGGAAATAGTACTTGTGAGAAATAAGTGAAATTCGACAGCAAGGTGTTTAACAATAAGTATTTCTTGTAATAGTCGTTGTGTTTCATAACAATTTCCCTGCCAATTTCATCGTTCCCTTTGAATTCTTCGCAGTCAAGCATTTTGAAAATGGAggcgattttttttcttttaaaaagtaTCATAGACAGTTTGCCGCCCACTGCTATTTCGGTAAACGTGAAAATGATTTCTCGTATGAGCGTCTCGATTCGTCGCGGGGTGTGATAGAGGTTTAAAGTCAAAAGGGCATTGTAGGCTACGTAGCTGATGATAAGAAAGgggaaagaaaataatttataatatttttcggGTATTTTTCCAGGCCACAGACCGAAGACAGTCCAGCAGAATCGGTTCTGCTTGAAACTGTCGGATTGCTTGAAACCGTCGGAACTATCTGACTGCTTGATTTTGTTAGATTTGTTGAAACTGGGCGTCGGCTTAGAACTGCCAGATAGCTTGGACGCCATGATGAGGAATAAAGGAAAAGGGTTGTACTTCGACATTTTCAGGAATTATATCGTTTACATAAAGGCGTTTACATATTGGAACTTTTGTGGGATGCTTTAGCAATACTGAgcatataatacctatataagaACTTAAGAAcgtcggttttttatcatctgtcacgttctaacaagtatgcaagtgcgaaagtgacgcatgacatgacaagtgataaaaatgctgaAACTGAActgatcatataaaaataaaaggtcCAGTTACTTTTATGTTATAACTTTGAAatgtatgtacttacttttAATAACGAAAGCCCGCCTCGGCCATGGGTGACTTGGTTACTTTTTCCTTGCTATGATATCTaattcagttttattttaatgacgaataaatatgaatatttatagACAGTACGAGTGGCACTTTATTTTTATGTGGTTGTAAAAACTAACTGGCTTGtagttgtaaaataaaatgaccaaCAGTCTGCAACGCGCCCGTAGTTCATAATTCTGAAATGCATGAATTTTGGAACAAAAAACATCAACGCGTTTCATTTTGACAGTTGAtttcttttaaactaaaatatgttcataattataccacagaataaataatagtactaggtacagaagattcactctctaacaaaacgcgtctattacgacggatatgaccgcaaggtggcgcaagcgcgaacaggcgtcagTTCCGTAGCTGTGCgtggcaattactatggctagaccccagaattgggggcggccgcat belongs to Cydia strobilella chromosome 15, ilCydStro3.1, whole genome shotgun sequence and includes:
- the LOC134747800 gene encoding odorant receptor 85a-like — encoded protein: MASKLSGSSKPTPSFNKSNKIKQSDSSDGFKQSDSFKQNRFCWTVFGLWPGKIPEKYYKLFSFPFLIISYVAYNALLTLNLYHTPRRIETLIREIIFTFTEIAVGGKLSMILFKRKKIASIFKMLDCEEFKGNDEIGREIVMKHNDYYKKYLLLNTLLSNFTYFSQVLFPVFGFWIFGNTLDLPICKYYFLSDQTRDDYFTSIFIYQSLFMYGHMMYNVNIDTLIAGFMTLAIGQVKVLCHDLENLKMEKSIGGLSIIMDLKPQYKLRKILNHYELLLEYCDRFQAVIGGTMFVQYGIGSGIICVIMCGLLLPSSLETQMFMVGYFMAMNLQIFVPAWLGTQLTYESEALTTAAYKSEWLPRSKRYKSSIKLLMERAKNPVVITGLKIFPLSLAVYIQIMKTAYSCFALLRIIQDRQEQATP